The following proteins come from a genomic window of Candidatus Hydrogenedens sp.:
- a CDS encoding ABC transporter ATP-binding protein → MNTIAILKTVHLTKKYSGFSSKEYYAVNDLSFEINKGEVFGFLGRNGAGKTTTIKMICGLLIPTSGKVYINGIETIDPNSRKNLGYLPEQPYFYEYLTPRETIEFYCRLKGIDSKERQQEWLRLSELLDLKPIADIRLKNFSKGMRQKIGFAIALVGNPDFLILDEPMSGLDPVGRKHIRELIQQQKEMGKTIFFSSHVLSDVEQLCDRVGVLSKGKLVAIGHVREVLQQDIRQVEVIFKNLDTALIPPLQKKGTLIRTWEDYFQFRFENISIANQVITECLQKGAVIIECSPQRETLEDYFIRMQIVEDSQIRKNDIYYSRVEE, encoded by the coding sequence ATGAACACAATTGCAATCCTAAAAACGGTTCATTTAACAAAAAAATACTCAGGATTTTCTTCAAAAGAATATTACGCTGTAAATGACCTTTCTTTTGAAATAAATAAAGGGGAGGTTTTTGGCTTTCTCGGGAGGAACGGTGCTGGTAAAACGACAACAATCAAGATGATTTGTGGATTATTAATACCTACTTCCGGAAAGGTATATATTAACGGTATAGAAACTATAGACCCCAATTCAAGAAAAAATCTTGGATACCTTCCTGAACAACCTTACTTTTATGAATATCTTACACCGAGGGAAACTATCGAGTTCTATTGTAGATTAAAAGGCATAGATTCAAAAGAAAGACAACAAGAATGGTTAAGACTTTCTGAACTTCTTGATTTAAAACCAATTGCAGATATCAGATTGAAAAATTTTTCCAAAGGGATGAGACAAAAAATAGGTTTTGCTATAGCATTAGTAGGAAATCCGGATTTTTTGATTTTAGATGAGCCTATGAGTGGATTAGACCCTGTGGGAAGGAAACATATCCGCGAACTTATTCAACAACAAAAAGAGATGGGAAAGACTATATTCTTTAGTTCCCATGTTTTAAGTGATGTAGAACAATTGTGTGATAGAGTAGGTGTATTATCAAAGGGTAAATTGGTTGCTATTGGGCATGTTCGAGAAGTTCTACAACAAGATATTCGACAGGTTGAAGTAATATTCAAAAATTTAGACACGGCTCTAATACCTCCATTGCAAAAAAAAGGTACATTAATCCGAACATGGGAAGACTATTTCCAATTCCGATTTGAAAATATTTCTATTGCCAATCAAGTAATAACCGAATGCCTACAAAAAGGTGCTGTTATTATAGAATGTAGCCCTCAAAGAGAAACATTAGAAGACTACTTTATAAGAATGCAAATCGTTGAAGATAGTCAAATAAGGAAAAATGATATTTACTATTCCCGAGTTGAGGAATAA
- a CDS encoding ABC transporter permease — translation MRILAVAQNTFRESVRDKVLYVLLLFAGVVIIGSKAVGWISIGQDIKIIKDLSLAGMSVFGALIAIFVGTNLVYKEIDKRTIYTIIAQPLHRYEFVIGKYLGLSLLIFGVVVLMSIISAIYIVVLGGDINHWYFIASFLIFMKLLLVTALAVLFSTLSSPILGAIIVFCFYVFGHSTGVLIDLPPNFEGTWSKPVLQALYYILPNFSNFDIRSEVVNGVPVSYVYVIYIIIYAILYSMFFIYFAVLMFQRKDV, via the coding sequence ATGAGAATTTTAGCAGTAGCCCAAAATACTTTCCGCGAATCTGTTCGCGATAAAGTTTTGTATGTTTTGTTACTTTTTGCAGGGGTGGTTATTATTGGCTCAAAAGCAGTGGGATGGATAAGTATTGGACAGGATATAAAGATTATTAAAGACTTATCCTTAGCGGGAATGTCTGTTTTTGGGGCTTTAATTGCTATTTTTGTGGGAACAAATCTTGTTTATAAAGAAATTGACAAACGGACGATTTATACAATCATTGCCCAACCTTTACATCGTTATGAGTTTGTTATCGGGAAATATTTAGGTTTGTCCCTTTTAATTTTCGGGGTGGTTGTCTTGATGAGTATTATATCTGCGATATATATTGTTGTTTTAGGCGGAGATATTAATCATTGGTATTTTATCGCTTCGTTCCTTATCTTTATGAAATTATTATTAGTAACAGCCCTTGCTGTTCTCTTTTCTACTTTAAGTTCTCCTATTTTAGGAGCAATTATTGTATTTTGTTTTTATGTATTTGGGCATTCAACAGGAGTGTTAATTGACCTTCCACCGAATTTCGAAGGGACATGGAGTAAACCCGTTTTACAAGCACTATATTACATATTGCCTAATTTTTCTAATTTTGACATCCGTTCTGAAGTTGTTAATGGGGTTCCTGTGTCCTATGTGTATGTGATTTATATAAT